ATGAACTTTATTCTGCATTTTTTTTATGAATTTGATCAACTCGTCCATTTTAAGCAATCTCAGATTCAAAGCCACGTTGATCTCATCTAAGATTAGCATAAAATATCTGCCTGAAGAACCACGTTTTCTGGCAAATTCCAAAGCTCGTCTGGCTGCTTTTTTGTGCTCGGAC
This region of Candidatus Zixiibacteriota bacterium genomic DNA includes:
- a CDS encoding cob(I)yrinic acid a,c-diamide adenosyltransferase; this translates as SEHKKAARRALEFARKRGSSGRYFMLILDEINVALNLRLLKMDELIKFIKKMQNKVHLVLTGRGAPKKLIQIADLVTEMKEIKHPFRKGILAQKGIEF